Proteins from one Chloroflexota bacterium genomic window:
- a CDS encoding N-acetyl-gamma-glutamyl-phosphate reductase: MIRIGIFGATGYTGIELAKIFARHPQTKIVFATSDTHAGKKLSDALPCHFDIPLVAHDAAPLDQIDVAYLALPHGASTDYAKRVLDAGARVIDHSADFRLHDAAVYKKFYGLDHHAPELLPNAVYGLPELHRAQIKQTKLLANPGCYPTSVILGLAPIWRAEATNDTIIVDSKSGVSGAGRKPTLTVHFVEVNENLSPYNIGRVHRHLSEMEQELKEINAKASLIFSPHLLPISRGILSTMYVRLNAGWDEQRLRDLYTETYRDEPFVRLLPAGQIATITHSNYTNYCTISIHYVPDVQQAIICSSIDNLIKGASGQAVQNMNLMFGIEETTGLI; encoded by the coding sequence ATGATTCGGATTGGAATTTTTGGCGCGACGGGGTACACGGGAATTGAACTCGCGAAAATTTTCGCGCGGCATCCGCAAACCAAAATCGTGTTTGCGACTTCGGATACGCACGCTGGGAAGAAATTGAGCGATGCGCTGCCCTGCCATTTCGACATCCCGCTCGTCGCGCACGACGCCGCACCGCTCGACCAAATTGACGTGGCGTACCTCGCGCTCCCGCATGGCGCGTCCACCGATTACGCCAAACGCGTGCTCGACGCCGGCGCTAGAGTGATTGACCACTCGGCTGATTTTCGTTTGCATGACGCGGCGGTGTACAAGAAATTTTATGGACTCGATCACCACGCGCCGGAATTATTGCCGAACGCGGTCTACGGATTGCCAGAATTGCATCGCGCACAGATCAAGCAAACAAAACTGCTCGCGAATCCAGGGTGCTATCCCACGAGCGTCATCCTGGGTCTCGCGCCGATCTGGCGCGCGGAGGCGACGAACGACACGATCATCGTGGATTCAAAATCGGGCGTGTCCGGCGCGGGGCGCAAGCCAACGCTCACCGTCCACTTTGTCGAAGTGAACGAAAACCTCTCGCCGTACAACATCGGGCGCGTGCATCGGCACTTGAGCGAGATGGAACAGGAACTCAAAGAAATCAACGCGAAGGCATCACTCATTTTCTCGCCGCACCTCTTGCCCATCAGTCGCGGCATTCTTTCGACGATGTACGTGCGGCTGAACGCGGGCTGGGACGAACAACGCCTGCGCGATTTGTACACGGAAACGTACCGCGACGAACCATTCGTCCGCCTTCTGCCCGCCGGACAAATCGCGACGATCACACACAGCAATTACACGAACTATTGCACGATTTCGATTCACTACGTCCCGGATGTTCAGCAAGCGATCATCTGCTCAAGCATTGATAATCTCATCAAGGGCGCGAGCGGGCAAGCCGTGCAGAATATGAACTTGATGTTTGGGATTGAGGAAACGACTGGATTGATATAA
- the argB gene encoding acetylglutamate kinase: MLVLKVGGNEIDDANFLTGFASAIAKMEETPVVVHGGGKEIADLQLKFGLTPRFVEGLRVTDDASLAIAEMVLSGRVNKRIVIALLNAGVDAIGMSGVDRGVVRVEKMQHPAGDLGRVGRVVGVRGEVVQDFVTRQVVPVISPISLGDEGAYNVNADSVACAIAAALNADAVVFVTNVPGVLQGDCVIPTLPAREAEALIKSQVIKGGMIPKVRAALDAIAGGAQAARITNLEGLLTGSGTVFSN; this comes from the coding sequence ATGCTAGTCTTAAAGGTTGGTGGAAACGAAATTGACGACGCGAATTTCCTGACCGGATTCGCGAGTGCGATTGCAAAAATGGAAGAGACGCCGGTCGTCGTTCACGGCGGCGGCAAAGAGATCGCCGACTTGCAACTCAAGTTTGGTTTGACGCCGCGTTTTGTCGAGGGTTTGCGCGTGACGGACGACGCCTCGCTTGCGATTGCTGAAATGGTGTTGAGCGGACGTGTGAACAAGCGCATCGTCATCGCATTGTTGAATGCCGGGGTGGACGCGATCGGCATGAGCGGTGTGGATCGCGGCGTCGTGCGCGTCGAAAAGATGCAACACCCCGCCGGCGATTTGGGGCGAGTCGGGCGAGTCGTCGGTGTACGCGGCGAGGTGGTGCAGGATTTCGTCACGCGCCAAGTGGTTCCCGTCATCTCGCCGATTTCGCTTGGCGACGAAGGCGCGTATAATGTGAACGCCGATTCGGTCGCGTGCGCGATTGCCGCCGCGCTGAACGCAGACGCAGTCGTGTTCGTCACGAACGTCCCCGGCGTTCTGCAAGGCGACTGCGTGATTCCCACCCTCCCCGCGCGCGAAGCGGAAGCGCTCATCAAATCCCAGGTCATCAAAGGCGGTATGATCCCCAAAGTCCGCGCCGCGCTTGATGCCATTGCTGGGGGTGCGCAAGCCGCGCGGATTACGAATCTGGAAGGATTGTTGACCGGTAGCGGAACTGTGTTTTCGAATTGA
- a CDS encoding aspartate aminotransferase family protein, which produces MKPEEIIQAEKQYLAQTYIRPPFVLTRGEGVYVYDAAGNKYLDTAAGIAVNALGYSDPELVKAIQDAATGLLHTSNLFYTESQVALAKTLVEKSFADKVFFSNTGTEAIEGALKFARKYHAERADTQRKNFVALRGSFHGRSMGALAVTDSEKYQAPFRPLMPGVSFANFNDLDSVRAAITNETAAVIIEPVQGEGGVYPASDEFMRGVRALCDARGALLIFDEIQCGVGRTGKLWGHAWSGVTPDIMTIAKPLAGGLPIGAILMTDAVASAMHAGEHGTTFGGGSFITAIALNVFNRVSDPKFLAHVNETGNYLMERLSEINSPHIKEVRGRGLMIGLELDIDAAKVRERGYTHGLLLIQAREKVVRFVPPLVFQKTHVDELVEGLAKVLTEVG; this is translated from the coding sequence ATGAAACCCGAAGAAATCATCCAAGCCGAAAAGCAGTACCTCGCGCAAACGTACATTCGCCCGCCGTTCGTATTGACGCGCGGCGAGGGCGTGTACGTGTACGATGCCGCCGGCAATAAATATCTCGACACTGCCGCGGGCATCGCGGTGAATGCGCTCGGTTACAGCGATCCCGAACTCGTCAAGGCGATTCAGGACGCGGCGACGGGGTTGCTTCACACGTCGAATTTGTTTTACACCGAATCCCAGGTCGCGCTGGCGAAAACCCTCGTCGAAAAATCGTTTGCCGACAAAGTCTTTTTTTCCAACACCGGCACCGAGGCAATCGAAGGCGCGCTCAAGTTCGCGCGCAAGTATCACGCGGAGCGCGCGGACACGCAACGCAAGAATTTCGTCGCGCTGCGCGGCAGTTTCCACGGACGCTCGATGGGCGCGCTCGCCGTAACCGATTCGGAAAAGTACCAAGCGCCGTTTCGCCCGTTGATGCCAGGTGTCTCGTTCGCCAATTTCAACGACCTGGATTCAGTGCGCGCGGCGATCACGAACGAGACTGCGGCGGTCATCATCGAGCCGGTGCAAGGCGAGGGCGGCGTGTATCCGGCGAGCGACGAATTCATGCGCGGCGTGCGTGCGTTGTGCGACGCGCGCGGCGCGTTGCTCATCTTTGATGAAATCCAATGCGGCGTCGGTCGCACCGGCAAATTGTGGGGGCACGCGTGGTCGGGCGTGACGCCGGATATTATGACCATCGCGAAACCACTCGCCGGCGGTTTGCCGATTGGCGCGATTCTGATGACGGATGCGGTCGCATCCGCGATGCACGCGGGCGAGCACGGCACCACGTTCGGCGGCGGTTCGTTCATTACCGCGATCGCGCTCAATGTGTTCAATCGCGTCAGCGATCCGAAATTTCTCGCGCACGTCAACGAGACTGGGAATTATCTGATGGAGCGACTGAGCGAAATCAATTCGCCGCACATCAAAGAGGTGCGCGGACGCGGTTTGATGATCGGCTTGGAGTTGGACATTGACGCGGCAAAGGTGCGCGAGCGCGGTTACACGCACGGCTTGCTTCTGATTCAAGCGCGCGAAAAGGTCGTGCGATTCGTCCCGCCGCTCGTATTCCAAAAGACGCACGTGGATGAGTTGGTAGAAGGGCTGGCAAAGGTGCTAACAGAAGTTGGTTAG
- a CDS encoding GNAT family N-acetyltransferase, translating into MITHIEELSLNAWSSLQTMFVDGWVLRFADGYTKRANSINPMYASARDVNAQIEFCEQVYREKQLPVVFKMTTAVHPENLDAVLAERGYVVDSPTSVHTMELDNTTWTVNAELNPALSDEWLASFCRMSSVKDERQVTLRQILGNILPQKCFAAIRRDRQIIACGLGVRQGEYIGFYDIVTDAAWRKQGYGKLLMASLLAWGKANGARYAYLQVMLNNPPALRLYANLGFKEIYQYWYRIKA; encoded by the coding sequence ATGATCACACACATCGAAGAACTCTCGCTCAACGCATGGTCTTCACTGCAAACCATGTTCGTAGACGGCTGGGTGCTCCGCTTTGCGGACGGCTACACCAAACGCGCGAACTCGATCAATCCGATGTACGCATCGGCTCGCGATGTGAACGCGCAAATCGAATTTTGCGAGCAGGTCTATCGCGAGAAACAGTTGCCGGTCGTTTTCAAAATGACGACGGCAGTACACCCGGAAAACCTGGATGCGGTACTGGCAGAGCGCGGGTACGTGGTTGATTCGCCGACGAGTGTGCACACGATGGAATTGGACAACACGACTTGGACGGTGAACGCCGAGTTAAACCCAGCCCTTTCCGACGAATGGCTCGCAAGTTTCTGCCGCATGAGCAGCGTGAAAGATGAACGCCAGGTCACGTTGCGGCAAATCCTGGGGAACATCCTTCCGCAAAAATGCTTCGCTGCAATCCGGCGCGACAGGCAGATAATCGCATGCGGTTTGGGTGTGCGTCAAGGCGAGTACATCGGCTTTTACGACATCGTTACGGACGCGGCTTGGCGCAAGCAAGGGTACGGCAAACTATTGATGGCAAGTCTGCTCGCGTGGGGCAAAGCGAACGGCGCGCGCTACGCGTATTTGCAAGTGATGCTGAACAATCCGCCCGCGCTGCGGCTCTATGCCAATCTCGGTTTCAAAGAAATTTATCAGTACTGGTACCGAATCAAAGCATAA
- a CDS encoding GNAT family N-acetyltransferase, whose protein sequence is MTKSFIHLPVFTVAQNDIIVRRATLAGAPSIAALVNLGEREGQLLPRSLDAIRASIDDWIVATDQQRVVGVGSLVEMHSALAEVRSLAVAPDYRQFGIGGRIVNALVDLARERNIATVFTLTRAVLFFEKLGFIITDKENFPEKVWRDCSLCPVQLACDEVAMVKSVRSEQ, encoded by the coding sequence ATGACCAAGAGTTTTATACACCTGCCTGTTTTTACTGTGGCGCAGAACGACATCATCGTTCGCCGCGCCACGCTCGCGGGCGCGCCCAGTATCGCCGCGCTCGTGAATCTCGGCGAACGCGAGGGACAATTGCTGCCGCGCTCGCTCGACGCGATTCGCGCGAGCATTGACGATTGGATCGTCGCGACGGATCAGCAGCGCGTCGTCGGCGTTGGCTCGCTCGTCGAGATGCATTCGGCGCTTGCCGAAGTGCGCTCGCTTGCGGTCGCGCCGGATTATCGCCAGTTCGGCATCGGCGGCAGAATCGTCAATGCGCTCGTTGACCTTGCACGCGAACGAAACATCGCGACAGTGTTCACACTCACACGCGCGGTGCTCTTTTTCGAGAAACTAGGATTCATCATCACGGACAAGGAAAATTTTCCGGAAAAAGTGTGGCGCGATTGTTCACTCTGCCCGGTGCAACTCGCGTGCGACGAAGTGGCGATGGTGAAATCAGTGAGAAGTGAACAGTGA
- a CDS encoding argininosuccinate synthase, translating into MEKKKAGKVVLAYSGGLDTSVIVPWLKENYDCEVICVCANIGQGDDLSGVEAKAIASGASKCYIQDLREEFVTDYIYPTILAGAVYERKYLLGTSFARPLIAKAQVEVAELEGADAVSHGATGKGNDQVRFELTYQALNPRLKVIAPWREWNIRSREDAIAYAKAHNVPVTATIKSIYSRDWNLWHLSHEGGILEDPWQEPETAMFQLSVSPEQAPDEPEYVEIEFDKGIPHKINGRAMGPLEIVTLLNQIGAKHGIGRVDLVENRLVGMKSHGVYETPGGTVLTEAHDALEQICLDRETLHYKQVIALRYADLVYNGQWFTPLREAMDAFVRETQKTMTGAVRLKLYKGNVILVGRKSPHSLYREDYATFGQEDVYNQKDAEGFIRLFGLPLKVRALIDFERHGRSVYAKPDYSKFKRD; encoded by the coding sequence ATGGAAAAGAAAAAAGCCGGCAAGGTCGTCCTAGCGTACTCAGGCGGGCTGGACACGTCGGTCATTGTGCCGTGGCTCAAAGAGAATTACGACTGCGAAGTCATCTGCGTGTGCGCGAACATCGGGCAAGGCGATGACTTGTCCGGCGTCGAGGCGAAAGCGATCGCGAGCGGCGCGAGCAAATGCTATATCCAGGATTTGCGCGAAGAATTTGTGACGGACTATATTTATCCAACCATCCTCGCGGGCGCGGTCTACGAGCGCAAGTATTTGCTCGGCACGTCGTTCGCGCGACCCCTCATCGCCAAGGCGCAAGTCGAGGTCGCCGAGTTGGAAGGCGCGGACGCGGTCTCGCACGGCGCGACCGGCAAGGGCAACGATCAGGTGCGCTTCGAATTGACGTACCAAGCGTTGAATCCAAGATTGAAAGTGATCGCGCCCTGGCGCGAGTGGAACATTCGCTCGCGCGAGGACGCGATCGCGTACGCCAAAGCGCACAACGTGCCGGTCACCGCGACGATCAAATCCATCTACTCGCGCGATTGGAACTTGTGGCACTTGTCGCACGAGGGCGGCATTCTCGAAGACCCGTGGCAAGAACCGGAAACCGCGATGTTCCAACTTTCGGTGTCGCCGGAACAAGCACCCGACGAACCCGAGTACGTCGAAATCGAATTCGATAAAGGCATCCCGCACAAGATCAACGGACGGGCGATGGGACCGCTCGAAATCGTTACGCTCTTGAATCAAATCGGCGCGAAGCACGGCATCGGTCGCGTTGACCTGGTCGAGAATCGTTTGGTCGGGATGAAATCGCACGGCGTGTACGAAACACCCGGCGGCACGGTCCTCACCGAAGCGCACGACGCGCTCGAACAGATTTGTCTCGATCGCGAGACATTGCACTACAAGCAAGTCATCGCGTTGCGCTACGCCGACCTGGTTTACAACGGGCAATGGTTCACGCCGCTCCGCGAAGCGATGGACGCGTTCGTACGCGAAACGCAAAAGACGATGACCGGCGCGGTGCGCCTGAAACTCTACAAAGGCAACGTCATCCTCGTCGGTCGCAAGTCGCCGCACAGTTTGTATCGCGAAGATTACGCGACGTTTGGACAAGAAGATGTCTACAATCAAAAGGACGCGGAAGGATTCATCCGCCTGTTCGGTTTGCCGTTGAAGGTACGCGCGCTGATTGATTTCGAGCGTCATGGTCGAAGCGTGTACGCCAAGCCGGATTATTCCAAGTTCAAGCGCGACTGA
- the argJ gene encoding bifunctional glutamate N-acetyltransferase/amino-acid acetyltransferase ArgJ, translating to MQSSTNTGVTIPRGFRAAGVACGLKKTGALDFAMIASDHDCACAGVFTTNRVKAAPVLYDQATLANNPGAIRAVVANSGCANACTGDAGLADTRATAEATARALGIRADQVLVLSTGVIGQRLPMDKLLAGVADAAKKLSYTGGDDASRAIMTTDTRPKVFAMRDSQFAIGGMCKGAGMIHPNMATMLAVITTDAMIAPNLLDQALRAAVNQSFNRISVDGDMSTNDTVLVLANGASNYAIRNTQQLAEFTNALTQVCTDLAKQLVRDGEGATKFVEIVVRGAASEDDAVRVAKAIANSPLTKTALYGGDANWGRVVCAAGYSGIAVEPANLRLWFGDVNVFSNGMPTNFDEADSTAALAGTDISIRLDLGMGNAGTTVWTCDLSHDYVTINGKYRT from the coding sequence ATGCAATCATCAACCAATACCGGCGTCACCATTCCACGCGGCTTTCGCGCGGCGGGTGTGGCGTGTGGATTGAAGAAAACGGGCGCGCTTGATTTCGCGATGATCGCGAGCGATCACGATTGCGCGTGCGCGGGCGTGTTCACGACGAATCGCGTCAAGGCAGCGCCGGTGCTGTACGATCAAGCAACGCTCGCGAACAATCCTGGCGCGATTCGCGCGGTCGTCGCGAACAGCGGCTGTGCGAACGCGTGCACCGGCGATGCGGGACTCGCGGACACGCGCGCAACCGCCGAAGCGACCGCGCGCGCGCTCGGCATTCGCGCCGACCAGGTGCTCGTGCTGTCAACCGGCGTCATCGGGCAACGCTTGCCGATGGACAAACTTCTTGCCGGCGTCGCGGACGCGGCAAAGAAATTATCGTACACTGGCGGGGACGATGCCTCGCGCGCGATTATGACGACGGATACAAGACCAAAAGTTTTCGCCATGCGCGATTCGCAATTCGCCATCGGCGGCATGTGCAAAGGCGCTGGCATGATTCATCCGAACATGGCGACGATGCTCGCGGTCATCACGACTGACGCGATGATCGCGCCCAACCTGCTCGACCAGGCATTGCGCGCGGCGGTCAACCAGAGTTTCAATCGCATCAGCGTGGACGGCGACATGAGCACGAACGACACGGTGCTCGTGCTGGCGAACGGGGCGTCCAATTACGCAATACGCAATACGCAGCAACTTGCCGAGTTCACCAACGCGTTGACCCAGGTTTGCACCGATCTCGCCAAACAACTCGTGCGCGACGGCGAAGGCGCGACCAAGTTCGTCGAGATCGTCGTGCGCGGCGCGGCGAGCGAAGACGACGCGGTGCGCGTCGCGAAAGCGATTGCGAATTCGCCGCTGACCAAGACCGCGCTCTACGGCGGCGATGCGAACTGGGGACGCGTCGTGTGCGCGGCGGGGTACTCGGGCATCGCGGTCGAACCGGCTAACCTCAGACTCTGGTTCGGCGATGTGAATGTGTTTTCGAACGGCATGCCAACCAATTTCGACGAAGCTGATTCGACGGCAGCGCTTGCCGGAACCGACATCTCGATTCGACTCGATCTCGGAATGGGCAACGCCGGCACAACGGTCTGGACGTGCGACCTCTCACACGATTACGTGACGATCAACGGCAAATACAGAACCTAG
- the argH gene encoding argininosuccinate lyase, with protein MWGGRFSKAIDDQFAYLNNSFRFDWRLYAADIRGSIAYAKALARAGTITDTERDALIDGLQRVKQEFDARTFESKPSDEDIHTAVERRLGEFVGAVAGKLHTGRSRNDQVATDARLFVLSAIGDLQSAIRNVQTAIIEKAEQHLDVVMPGYTHVQRAQPVLFAHWLMAYFWMFERDYERLTDARSRTSISPLGAGALAGNALGIDRDFLARELGFGEVSQNSIDAVSDRDFIAEFLFAAALLGVHLSRLGEDLVYYSSAEFGFITMDDAYATGSSLMPQKKNPDAMELARGKAGRLVGNLTNVLTMLKGLPSSYDKDLQEDKEPLFDSIDTLSALLPVVAGVIHTMRVNAERMRAALDAGMLATDLADYLVRRGMPFRDAHRKAGEAVKLAEARGIALSELPLDAYQHIAPEFGDDVYRVFDFAQSVAAREVIGGTGPNAVREQIAQAQKRMRA; from the coding sequence ATGTGGGGCGGCAGATTTTCCAAAGCGATTGACGACCAATTCGCGTACCTCAACAATTCGTTTCGTTTCGATTGGCGATTGTACGCCGCGGACATTCGCGGGAGCATCGCGTATGCCAAGGCGCTCGCGCGCGCGGGCACGATCACCGACACGGAACGCGACGCGTTGATTGACGGCTTGCAACGCGTCAAACAGGAATTCGACGCGCGCACATTCGAGAGCAAACCGAGCGACGAGGACATTCACACCGCGGTCGAGCGGCGCTTGGGCGAGTTCGTCGGCGCGGTCGCCGGCAAACTGCACACCGGGCGTAGTCGCAACGACCAGGTCGCGACGGACGCGCGTTTGTTCGTGTTAAGTGCGATTGGCGATTTGCAATCCGCCATTCGCAATGTGCAAACCGCGATCATCGAGAAAGCAGAACAGCATCTCGACGTGGTGATGCCAGGTTATACGCACGTTCAACGCGCACAACCGGTCTTGTTCGCGCATTGGTTGATGGCGTACTTTTGGATGTTCGAACGCGATTATGAACGCTTGACCGATGCCAGGTCGCGCACATCCATCTCGCCGCTTGGCGCGGGCGCGCTTGCGGGGAATGCGCTAGGCATTGATCGCGATTTTCTCGCGCGCGAACTGGGTTTTGGCGAGGTCAGTCAAAATAGCATTGACGCGGTAAGCGATCGCGATTTCATCGCCGAGTTCTTGTTCGCCGCGGCATTGCTCGGCGTGCATCTCTCGCGGCTCGGCGAAGATTTGGTGTACTATTCGAGCGCGGAATTCGGTTTCATCACGATGGACGACGCGTACGCGACGGGATCGAGTTTGATGCCACAAAAGAAAAATCCGGACGCGATGGAACTGGCACGCGGCAAAGCCGGACGACTCGTCGGCAATCTCACGAACGTGCTCACAATGCTCAAGGGTCTGCCCTCGTCGTACGACAAGGATTTGCAAGAGGACAAGGAACCGCTGTTCGACTCGATAGACACACTCAGCGCGTTGTTGCCGGTCGTCGCGGGCGTGATTCACACGATGCGCGTGAACGCGGAGCGAATGCGCGCCGCGCTCGACGCGGGGATGCTCGCGACCGATCTCGCGGACTATCTCGTGCGACGCGGGATGCCGTTCCGTGACGCGCATCGCAAAGCCGGCGAAGCGGTCAAGCTTGCCGAAGCGCGCGGCATCGCGCTATCCGAGTTGCCGCTCGACGCATACCAACACATCGCACCGGAATTTGGCGACGATGTTTATCGCGTGTTCGATTTCGCGCAGTCCGTCGCCGCGCGCGAGGTGATCGGTGGCACGGGACCGAACGCGGTACGCGAACAAATCGCGCAAGCCCAAAAAAGGATGCGCGCATAA
- a CDS encoding MATE family efflux transporter has protein sequence MQTFFADRDFFATLLKLWLPIALQQLIFSLLGLVTVMMIGQLGETSVAAVGLAGQIAFLMQLFLFGIGSGAAIFVAQFWGTRDIANIRRVLGVALGLGALGASAFTFVALVVPDLALGVYSSDRAVIVLGSEFLRIAGWSYLPIALTTGYAITLRSTGHVRVPVTISVFSLGLGAVINYALIFGAFGLPALGVQGSAIGTVVARWLECGLILTTTYARQSVAAAGLRELFAFDSRFLTSVLKTMLPVAANEIVWSFGITTYSLIYGRIGTEAVAAVSIAETIQNLAYVPFVGLANAAAIMIGNRIGADEEHKAFEYATRFLQIVLALAVLTGAAIFLSADGLLGFYKIDATTHRFARAVLTVMALTLWVKASNMMYIVGVLRAGGDARVSAVIDTVPLWMIGIPLAAAGAFMFDLPVYWVYLLTLSDEVTKCTLATWRFVSKKWITNLARQHHRASEA, from the coding sequence GTGCAGACATTTTTCGCCGACCGCGATTTTTTCGCGACGTTGTTGAAACTCTGGTTGCCCATCGCGCTCCAGCAATTGATCTTTTCGTTGCTCGGTCTCGTGACCGTGATGATGATCGGACAACTGGGCGAAACGTCCGTCGCCGCCGTCGGACTCGCCGGACAAATCGCGTTTTTGATGCAACTGTTTCTCTTTGGTATCGGCAGCGGCGCGGCGATTTTCGTCGCGCAGTTTTGGGGCACGCGCGACATTGCGAATATTCGTCGCGTGCTCGGCGTGGCGCTTGGCTTGGGTGCGCTCGGCGCAAGCGCGTTCACGTTCGTCGCGCTCGTCGTCCCCGATCTCGCGCTCGGGGTGTACTCGAGCGACCGCGCCGTGATCGTACTCGGCAGTGAGTTTTTGCGAATCGCCGGATGGAGCTATCTGCCGATTGCGCTCACGACCGGCTATGCCATCACGTTGCGCAGTACCGGACATGTGCGCGTGCCGGTCACGATCAGCGTTTTTTCGTTGGGGCTGGGCGCGGTCATCAACTATGCGTTGATCTTTGGCGCGTTCGGTTTGCCCGCGCTCGGCGTGCAAGGCAGCGCGATCGGGACGGTGGTTGCGCGCTGGCTCGAATGCGGATTGATCCTCACGACGACGTACGCGCGGCAATCGGTCGCGGCGGCAGGGCTACGCGAGTTGTTCGCGTTCGATTCGCGCTTTTTGACGAGCGTGCTCAAGACGATGTTGCCGGTCGCCGCTAACGAAATCGTGTGGTCGTTCGGCATCACGACGTACAGTTTGATCTACGGCAGAATCGGGACCGAGGCAGTCGCGGCGGTCAGCATCGCCGAGACGATTCAGAATTTGGCGTACGTGCCATTCGTTGGATTGGCAAATGCCGCCGCGATTATGATCGGCAATCGCATCGGCGCGGACGAAGAACACAAGGCGTTCGAGTATGCGACGCGTTTTTTACAAATCGTGTTGGCGCTCGCCGTGTTGACCGGCGCGGCGATTTTTTTGAGCGCAGATGGGCTACTCGGTTTCTACAAGATTGATGCGACGACGCATCGGTTCGCGCGCGCGGTGCTGACGGTCATGGCATTGACGTTGTGGGTCAAAGCGTCGAACATGATGTATATCGTCGGCGTGTTGCGCGCGGGCGGCGATGCGCGCGTGAGCGCGGTGATTGACACCGTGCCGTTGTGGATGATCGGCATCCCGCTCGCGGCGGCGGGCGCGTTCATGTTCGATTTGCCGGTGTACTGGGTGTACCTCTTGACGTTGAGCGACGAGGTGACCAAATGCACGCTCGCGACCTGGCGTTTCGTTTCCAAAAAGTGGATCACCAATCTCGCGCGCCAGCATCATCGCGCGAGCGAGGCATAG